From a region of the Primulina eburnea isolate SZY01 chromosome 7, ASM2296580v1, whole genome shotgun sequence genome:
- the LOC140837157 gene encoding AMP deaminase-like isoform X3 — protein MYSQAPPLSSASPSVSPLHLAVAALFGASVMAISAFYIHKRSVDQVLDRLINLRRCHPNSQPLSDEEEFESPDFNDNVNSLNDCQHDENVSSSFHHEEDNHSRECKVSSSVPNVSVSKDEWINEVSGAYTRPAVSKSLDKIGSILSDFPPPRTEQRDREELYVSHCGPILRVGSVGRLVTPRSTGGYAFESTGDSDDERTELSEREDPDLSYENVKDVNAVAQDPSVVTAVAENLSHINVLETDLLVTETMADMDHGAIKADTAPANILGNDTVSSSNIFPLHESVSVEELEVLKLISECLELRKKYVFRETLAPWSKNVEESVPFKVRGKPFHFTPVEATSHHFKMEDGVVHIYATSRDTEELFPVPSSTTFFTDMHYLLKVMSIGNVRSACHHRLRFLEEKFRLHLLVTADREFVAQKSAPHRDFYNIRKVDTHVHHSACMNQKHLLRFIKSKLRKEPDEVVIYRDGQYLTLKEVFDSLDLTGYDLNVDLLDVHADKSTFHRFDKFNLKYNPCGQSRLREIFLKQDNLIQGRFLAEVTKQVLSDLEASKYQLAEYRISIYGRKQSEWDQLASWFVNNCIYSENAVWLIQVVGFDIVDDESKPERRPTKHMPHPSEWTNDFNPAFSYYAYYCYANLYTLNKLREVKGLPIIRFRPHCGEAGDVDHLAAGFLLCHNISHGINLRKSPVLQYLYYLAQIGLAMSPLSNNSLFLDYHRNPFPIFFQRGLNVSLSTDDPLQIHLTKEPLVEEYSVAAKVWKLSSCDLCEIARNSVYQSGFTHAAKLHWLGDEYFKRGLLGNEIHKTNVPNIRISFRHETWVAEMQYVYGGKARLPLEVEH, from the exons ATGTACTCGCAAGCACCTCCACTTTCCTCCGCCTCGCCGTCGGTTTCGCCGCTTCATCTGGCGGTGGCGGCCTTGTTCGGCGCCTCCGTCATGGCTATCTCTGCGTTCTACATCCACAAGCGTAGCGTTGATCAAGTCCTCGATCGACTCATCAACCTCCGCCGCTGCCACCCCAACTCCCAACCCCTCTCTGATGAAGAAGAATTCGAATCTCCCGATTTCAATGACAATGTTAACAGCTTAAATGATTGTCAACACGATGAGAACGTGTCGAGTTCATTTCATCACGAGGAGGATAATCATAGTCGAGAGTGTAAAGTTTCATCTTCGGTGCCAAATGTGAGTGTTTCGAAGGACGAGTGGATTAATGAGGTATCTGGTGCGTATACGCGACCTGCGGTTTCAAAATCATTGGATAAGATTGGTTCGATTCTTTCCGATTTCCCGCCACCACGGACAGAGCAAAGAGATA GAGAGGAGCTATATGTCAGTCATTGTGGTCCAATTTTGCGGGTTGGATCGGTTGGTAGGCTGGTGACCCCAAGATCAACAGGTGGTTATGCATTTGAAAGTACTGGAGATTCTGATGATGAAAGAACCGAGCTTTCAGAAAGAGAGGATCCTGATCTATCTTATGAAAATGTAAAA GATGTTAATGCAGTTGCTCAAGATCCATCCGTCGTTACAGCAGTAGCAGAAAATCTGAGTCACATTAATGTTCTAGAAACTGATTTATTAGTGACTGAAACAATGGCTGATATGGATCATGGTGCCATAAAGGCTGATACAGCTCCAGCAAATATTTTGGGGAATGATACTGTTTCAAGCAGCAACATTTTTCCTTTGCATG AATCAGTGAGCGTTGAAGAACTAGAAGTACTGAAGCTGATTTCTGAATGCTTAGAATTACGAAAGAAGTATGTATTTAGAGAAACACTTGCTCCATGGTCAAAAAATGTGGAGGAATCTGTTCCATTTAAAGTCCGAGGGAAACCTTTTCACTTCACCCCTGTTGAAGCAACTTCT CATCACTTCAAAATGGAAGATGGAGTAGTCCACATTTATGCAACCAGCAGGG ATACTGAAGAACTTTTTCCTGTTCCCAGTTCAACAACTTTCTTCACAGATATGCATTATCTCCTAAAAGTAATGTCCATTGGAAATGTTCGTTCTGCATGCCACCATCGCTTACGATTTCTTGAAGAA AAATTCCGCCTCCACTTGCTGGTGACTGCAGATAGGGAGTTTGTAGCTCAAAAGAGCGCACCTCATCGCGATTTCTACAATATCAGGAAAGTAGATACTCACGTGCACCACTCTGCTTGCATGAACCAGAAGCACCTTCTCCGGTTCATCAAATCAAAGTTAAGAAAAGAACCTGATGAG GTAGTTATCTATCGCGATGGACAGTATCTTACTCTGAAGGAAGTCTTTGACAGTTTGGACTTGACTGG GTATGATCTTAATGTCGATTTGTTAGATGTGCATGCTGATAAGAGTACCTTTCACCGATTTGATAAATTCAATCTCAAGTACAACCCTTGTGGACAGAGTCGGCTTAGGGAGATCTTTCTGAAGCAGGATAACCTCATCCAAG GACGCTTCCTGGCTGAAGTGACAAAACAGGTTCTGTCAGATCTGGAAGCAAGCAAGTACCAG TTGGCTGAGTATCGGATTTCAATTTATGGGAGGAAGCAGAGTGAATGGGATCAGCTGGCGAGTTGGTTCGTGAACAATTGCATTTATAGTGAAAATGCAGTTTGGTTGATTCAG GTTGTAGGATTCGACATTGTAGATGATGAAAGTAAACCGGAAAGACGTCCTACGAAACACATGCCACATCCTTCAGAGTGGACGAATGATTTCAATCCTGCCTTTTCTTATTATGCTTACTACTGCTATGCAAACTTGTATACACTTAATAAg CTCCGTGAAGTAAAAGGATTGCCAATAATAAGATTTAGGCCTCACTGCGGGGAG GCTGGTGACGTTGACCATTTAGCCGCTGGGTTTCTTCTGTGCCATAATATATCACATGGTATTAATTTGCGGAAGTCCCCAGTCTTGCAATATCTTTACTATCTTGCTCAG ATTGGTTTAGCTATGTCTCCGCTAAGCAACAACTCCCTCTTCTTGGATTACCATCGCAATCCATTTCCTATATTCTTCCAACGTGGCTTAAATGTCTCCCTCTCCACTGACGATCCTCTACAAATTCACTTGACAAAAGAGCCTCTTGTGGAAGAATATAGTGTAGCTGCAAAG GTGTGGAAGCTTAGTTCGTGCGATCTCTGTGAAATAGCTCGGAATTCTGTCTACCAGTCTGGTTTTACTCATGCAGCCAAG TTACACTGGCTTGGAGATGAATATTTCAAAAGAGGCCTTTTAGGAAATGAAATACACAAGACTAATGTACCCAACATACGCATTTCCTTCAGACACGAG ACATGGGTGGCGGagatgcagtatgtttatggaGGAAAAGCCAGGCTTCCTTTGGAAGTTGAACACTAA
- the LOC140837157 gene encoding AMP deaminase-like isoform X4, protein MYSQAPPLSSASPSVSPLHLAVAALFGASVMAISAFYIHKRSVDQVLDRLINLRRCHPNSQPLSDEEEFESPDFNDNVNSLNDCQHDENVSSSFHHEEDNHSRECKVSSSVPNVSVSKDEWINEVSGAYTRPAVSKSLDKIGSILSDFPPPRTEQRDREELYVSHCGPILRVGSVGRLVTPRSTGGYAFESTGDSDDERTELSEREDPDLSYENVKDVNAVAQDPSVVTAVAENLSHINVLETDLLVTETMADMDHGAIKADTAPANILGNDTVSSSNIFPLHESVSVEELEVLKLISECLELRKKYVFRETLAPWSKNVEESVPFKVRGKPFHFTPVEATSHHFKMEDGVVHIYATSRDTEELFPVPSSTTFFTDMHYLLKVMSIGNVRSACHHRLRFLEEKFRLHLLVTADREFVAQKSAPHRDFYNIRKVDTHVHHSACMNQKHLLRFIKSKLRKEPDEVVIYRDGQYLTLKEVFDSLDLTGYDLNVDLLDVHADKSTFHRFDKFNLKYNPCGQSRLREIFLKQDNLIQGRFLAEVTKQVLSDLEASKYQLAEYRISIYGRKQSEWDQLASWFVNNCIYSENAVWLIQLPRLYNVYRSMGTVTSFQNILDNIFVPLFEVTVDPNSHPHLHLFLLQVVGFDIVDDESKPERRPTKHMPHPSEWTNDFNPAFSYYAYYCYANLYTLNKLREVKGLPIIRFRPHCGEAGDVDHLAAGFLLCHNISHGINLRKSPVLQYLYYLAQIGLAMSPLSNNSLFLDYHRNPFPIFFQRGLNVSLSTDDPLQIHLTKEPLVEEYSVAAKVWKLSSCDLCEIARNSVYQSGFTHAAKVYQRN, encoded by the exons ATGTACTCGCAAGCACCTCCACTTTCCTCCGCCTCGCCGTCGGTTTCGCCGCTTCATCTGGCGGTGGCGGCCTTGTTCGGCGCCTCCGTCATGGCTATCTCTGCGTTCTACATCCACAAGCGTAGCGTTGATCAAGTCCTCGATCGACTCATCAACCTCCGCCGCTGCCACCCCAACTCCCAACCCCTCTCTGATGAAGAAGAATTCGAATCTCCCGATTTCAATGACAATGTTAACAGCTTAAATGATTGTCAACACGATGAGAACGTGTCGAGTTCATTTCATCACGAGGAGGATAATCATAGTCGAGAGTGTAAAGTTTCATCTTCGGTGCCAAATGTGAGTGTTTCGAAGGACGAGTGGATTAATGAGGTATCTGGTGCGTATACGCGACCTGCGGTTTCAAAATCATTGGATAAGATTGGTTCGATTCTTTCCGATTTCCCGCCACCACGGACAGAGCAAAGAGATA GAGAGGAGCTATATGTCAGTCATTGTGGTCCAATTTTGCGGGTTGGATCGGTTGGTAGGCTGGTGACCCCAAGATCAACAGGTGGTTATGCATTTGAAAGTACTGGAGATTCTGATGATGAAAGAACCGAGCTTTCAGAAAGAGAGGATCCTGATCTATCTTATGAAAATGTAAAA GATGTTAATGCAGTTGCTCAAGATCCATCCGTCGTTACAGCAGTAGCAGAAAATCTGAGTCACATTAATGTTCTAGAAACTGATTTATTAGTGACTGAAACAATGGCTGATATGGATCATGGTGCCATAAAGGCTGATACAGCTCCAGCAAATATTTTGGGGAATGATACTGTTTCAAGCAGCAACATTTTTCCTTTGCATG AATCAGTGAGCGTTGAAGAACTAGAAGTACTGAAGCTGATTTCTGAATGCTTAGAATTACGAAAGAAGTATGTATTTAGAGAAACACTTGCTCCATGGTCAAAAAATGTGGAGGAATCTGTTCCATTTAAAGTCCGAGGGAAACCTTTTCACTTCACCCCTGTTGAAGCAACTTCT CATCACTTCAAAATGGAAGATGGAGTAGTCCACATTTATGCAACCAGCAGGG ATACTGAAGAACTTTTTCCTGTTCCCAGTTCAACAACTTTCTTCACAGATATGCATTATCTCCTAAAAGTAATGTCCATTGGAAATGTTCGTTCTGCATGCCACCATCGCTTACGATTTCTTGAAGAA AAATTCCGCCTCCACTTGCTGGTGACTGCAGATAGGGAGTTTGTAGCTCAAAAGAGCGCACCTCATCGCGATTTCTACAATATCAGGAAAGTAGATACTCACGTGCACCACTCTGCTTGCATGAACCAGAAGCACCTTCTCCGGTTCATCAAATCAAAGTTAAGAAAAGAACCTGATGAG GTAGTTATCTATCGCGATGGACAGTATCTTACTCTGAAGGAAGTCTTTGACAGTTTGGACTTGACTGG GTATGATCTTAATGTCGATTTGTTAGATGTGCATGCTGATAAGAGTACCTTTCACCGATTTGATAAATTCAATCTCAAGTACAACCCTTGTGGACAGAGTCGGCTTAGGGAGATCTTTCTGAAGCAGGATAACCTCATCCAAG GACGCTTCCTGGCTGAAGTGACAAAACAGGTTCTGTCAGATCTGGAAGCAAGCAAGTACCAG TTGGCTGAGTATCGGATTTCAATTTATGGGAGGAAGCAGAGTGAATGGGATCAGCTGGCGAGTTGGTTCGTGAACAATTGCATTTATAGTGAAAATGCAGTTTGGTTGATTCAG CTACCAAGGTTATACAATGTCTATCGGAGTATGGGAACAGTCACATCCTTTCAGAATATATTAGACAATATCTTTGTTCCTCTTTTTGAGGTCACAGTGGATCCAAATTCACACCCTCACCTGCATCTTTTCTTATTGCAG GTTGTAGGATTCGACATTGTAGATGATGAAAGTAAACCGGAAAGACGTCCTACGAAACACATGCCACATCCTTCAGAGTGGACGAATGATTTCAATCCTGCCTTTTCTTATTATGCTTACTACTGCTATGCAAACTTGTATACACTTAATAAg CTCCGTGAAGTAAAAGGATTGCCAATAATAAGATTTAGGCCTCACTGCGGGGAG GCTGGTGACGTTGACCATTTAGCCGCTGGGTTTCTTCTGTGCCATAATATATCACATGGTATTAATTTGCGGAAGTCCCCAGTCTTGCAATATCTTTACTATCTTGCTCAG ATTGGTTTAGCTATGTCTCCGCTAAGCAACAACTCCCTCTTCTTGGATTACCATCGCAATCCATTTCCTATATTCTTCCAACGTGGCTTAAATGTCTCCCTCTCCACTGACGATCCTCTACAAATTCACTTGACAAAAGAGCCTCTTGTGGAAGAATATAGTGTAGCTGCAAAG GTGTGGAAGCTTAGTTCGTGCGATCTCTGTGAAATAGCTCGGAATTCTGTCTACCAGTCTGGTTTTACTCATGCAGCCAAG GTATATCAAAGAAACTAG
- the LOC140837157 gene encoding probable AMP deaminase isoform X1: MYSQAPPLSSASPSVSPLHLAVAALFGASVMAISAFYIHKRSVDQVLDRLINLRRCHPNSQPLSDEEEFESPDFNDNVNSLNDCQHDENVSSSFHHEEDNHSRECKVSSSVPNVSVSKDEWINEVSGAYTRPAVSKSLDKIGSILSDFPPPRTEQRDREELYVSHCGPILRVGSVGRLVTPRSTGGYAFESTGDSDDERTELSEREDPDLSYENVKDVNAVAQDPSVVTAVAENLSHINVLETDLLVTETMADMDHGAIKADTAPANILGNDTVSSSNIFPLHESVSVEELEVLKLISECLELRKKYVFRETLAPWSKNVEESVPFKVRGKPFHFTPVEATSHHFKMEDGVVHIYATSRDTEELFPVPSSTTFFTDMHYLLKVMSIGNVRSACHHRLRFLEEKFRLHLLVTADREFVAQKSAPHRDFYNIRKVDTHVHHSACMNQKHLLRFIKSKLRKEPDEVVIYRDGQYLTLKEVFDSLDLTGYDLNVDLLDVHADKSTFHRFDKFNLKYNPCGQSRLREIFLKQDNLIQGRFLAEVTKQVLSDLEASKYQLAEYRISIYGRKQSEWDQLASWFVNNCIYSENAVWLIQLPRLYNVYRSMGTVTSFQNILDNIFVPLFEVTVDPNSHPHLHLFLLQVVGFDIVDDESKPERRPTKHMPHPSEWTNDFNPAFSYYAYYCYANLYTLNKLREVKGLPIIRFRPHCGEAGDVDHLAAGFLLCHNISHGINLRKSPVLQYLYYLAQIGLAMSPLSNNSLFLDYHRNPFPIFFQRGLNVSLSTDDPLQIHLTKEPLVEEYSVAAKVWKLSSCDLCEIARNSVYQSGFTHAAKLHWLGDEYFKRGLLGNEIHKTNVPNIRISFRHETWVAEMQYVYGGKARLPLEVEH, from the exons ATGTACTCGCAAGCACCTCCACTTTCCTCCGCCTCGCCGTCGGTTTCGCCGCTTCATCTGGCGGTGGCGGCCTTGTTCGGCGCCTCCGTCATGGCTATCTCTGCGTTCTACATCCACAAGCGTAGCGTTGATCAAGTCCTCGATCGACTCATCAACCTCCGCCGCTGCCACCCCAACTCCCAACCCCTCTCTGATGAAGAAGAATTCGAATCTCCCGATTTCAATGACAATGTTAACAGCTTAAATGATTGTCAACACGATGAGAACGTGTCGAGTTCATTTCATCACGAGGAGGATAATCATAGTCGAGAGTGTAAAGTTTCATCTTCGGTGCCAAATGTGAGTGTTTCGAAGGACGAGTGGATTAATGAGGTATCTGGTGCGTATACGCGACCTGCGGTTTCAAAATCATTGGATAAGATTGGTTCGATTCTTTCCGATTTCCCGCCACCACGGACAGAGCAAAGAGATA GAGAGGAGCTATATGTCAGTCATTGTGGTCCAATTTTGCGGGTTGGATCGGTTGGTAGGCTGGTGACCCCAAGATCAACAGGTGGTTATGCATTTGAAAGTACTGGAGATTCTGATGATGAAAGAACCGAGCTTTCAGAAAGAGAGGATCCTGATCTATCTTATGAAAATGTAAAA GATGTTAATGCAGTTGCTCAAGATCCATCCGTCGTTACAGCAGTAGCAGAAAATCTGAGTCACATTAATGTTCTAGAAACTGATTTATTAGTGACTGAAACAATGGCTGATATGGATCATGGTGCCATAAAGGCTGATACAGCTCCAGCAAATATTTTGGGGAATGATACTGTTTCAAGCAGCAACATTTTTCCTTTGCATG AATCAGTGAGCGTTGAAGAACTAGAAGTACTGAAGCTGATTTCTGAATGCTTAGAATTACGAAAGAAGTATGTATTTAGAGAAACACTTGCTCCATGGTCAAAAAATGTGGAGGAATCTGTTCCATTTAAAGTCCGAGGGAAACCTTTTCACTTCACCCCTGTTGAAGCAACTTCT CATCACTTCAAAATGGAAGATGGAGTAGTCCACATTTATGCAACCAGCAGGG ATACTGAAGAACTTTTTCCTGTTCCCAGTTCAACAACTTTCTTCACAGATATGCATTATCTCCTAAAAGTAATGTCCATTGGAAATGTTCGTTCTGCATGCCACCATCGCTTACGATTTCTTGAAGAA AAATTCCGCCTCCACTTGCTGGTGACTGCAGATAGGGAGTTTGTAGCTCAAAAGAGCGCACCTCATCGCGATTTCTACAATATCAGGAAAGTAGATACTCACGTGCACCACTCTGCTTGCATGAACCAGAAGCACCTTCTCCGGTTCATCAAATCAAAGTTAAGAAAAGAACCTGATGAG GTAGTTATCTATCGCGATGGACAGTATCTTACTCTGAAGGAAGTCTTTGACAGTTTGGACTTGACTGG GTATGATCTTAATGTCGATTTGTTAGATGTGCATGCTGATAAGAGTACCTTTCACCGATTTGATAAATTCAATCTCAAGTACAACCCTTGTGGACAGAGTCGGCTTAGGGAGATCTTTCTGAAGCAGGATAACCTCATCCAAG GACGCTTCCTGGCTGAAGTGACAAAACAGGTTCTGTCAGATCTGGAAGCAAGCAAGTACCAG TTGGCTGAGTATCGGATTTCAATTTATGGGAGGAAGCAGAGTGAATGGGATCAGCTGGCGAGTTGGTTCGTGAACAATTGCATTTATAGTGAAAATGCAGTTTGGTTGATTCAG CTACCAAGGTTATACAATGTCTATCGGAGTATGGGAACAGTCACATCCTTTCAGAATATATTAGACAATATCTTTGTTCCTCTTTTTGAGGTCACAGTGGATCCAAATTCACACCCTCACCTGCATCTTTTCTTATTGCAG GTTGTAGGATTCGACATTGTAGATGATGAAAGTAAACCGGAAAGACGTCCTACGAAACACATGCCACATCCTTCAGAGTGGACGAATGATTTCAATCCTGCCTTTTCTTATTATGCTTACTACTGCTATGCAAACTTGTATACACTTAATAAg CTCCGTGAAGTAAAAGGATTGCCAATAATAAGATTTAGGCCTCACTGCGGGGAG GCTGGTGACGTTGACCATTTAGCCGCTGGGTTTCTTCTGTGCCATAATATATCACATGGTATTAATTTGCGGAAGTCCCCAGTCTTGCAATATCTTTACTATCTTGCTCAG ATTGGTTTAGCTATGTCTCCGCTAAGCAACAACTCCCTCTTCTTGGATTACCATCGCAATCCATTTCCTATATTCTTCCAACGTGGCTTAAATGTCTCCCTCTCCACTGACGATCCTCTACAAATTCACTTGACAAAAGAGCCTCTTGTGGAAGAATATAGTGTAGCTGCAAAG GTGTGGAAGCTTAGTTCGTGCGATCTCTGTGAAATAGCTCGGAATTCTGTCTACCAGTCTGGTTTTACTCATGCAGCCAAG TTACACTGGCTTGGAGATGAATATTTCAAAAGAGGCCTTTTAGGAAATGAAATACACAAGACTAATGTACCCAACATACGCATTTCCTTCAGACACGAG ACATGGGTGGCGGagatgcagtatgtttatggaGGAAAAGCCAGGCTTCCTTTGGAAGTTGAACACTAA
- the LOC140837157 gene encoding probable AMP deaminase isoform X2: protein MYSQAPPLSSASPSVSPLHLAVAALFGASVMAISAFYIHKRSVDQVLDRLINLRRCHPNSQPLSDEEEFESPDFNDNVNSLNDCQHDENVSSSFHHEEDNHSRECKVSSSVPNVSVSKDEWINEVSGAYTRPAVSKSLDKIGSILSDFPPPRTEQRDREELYVSHCGPILRVGSVGRLVTPRSTGGYAFESTGDSDDERTELSEREDPDLSYENDVNAVAQDPSVVTAVAENLSHINVLETDLLVTETMADMDHGAIKADTAPANILGNDTVSSSNIFPLHESVSVEELEVLKLISECLELRKKYVFRETLAPWSKNVEESVPFKVRGKPFHFTPVEATSHHFKMEDGVVHIYATSRDTEELFPVPSSTTFFTDMHYLLKVMSIGNVRSACHHRLRFLEEKFRLHLLVTADREFVAQKSAPHRDFYNIRKVDTHVHHSACMNQKHLLRFIKSKLRKEPDEVVIYRDGQYLTLKEVFDSLDLTGYDLNVDLLDVHADKSTFHRFDKFNLKYNPCGQSRLREIFLKQDNLIQGRFLAEVTKQVLSDLEASKYQLAEYRISIYGRKQSEWDQLASWFVNNCIYSENAVWLIQLPRLYNVYRSMGTVTSFQNILDNIFVPLFEVTVDPNSHPHLHLFLLQVVGFDIVDDESKPERRPTKHMPHPSEWTNDFNPAFSYYAYYCYANLYTLNKLREVKGLPIIRFRPHCGEAGDVDHLAAGFLLCHNISHGINLRKSPVLQYLYYLAQIGLAMSPLSNNSLFLDYHRNPFPIFFQRGLNVSLSTDDPLQIHLTKEPLVEEYSVAAKVWKLSSCDLCEIARNSVYQSGFTHAAKLHWLGDEYFKRGLLGNEIHKTNVPNIRISFRHETWVAEMQYVYGGKARLPLEVEH from the exons ATGTACTCGCAAGCACCTCCACTTTCCTCCGCCTCGCCGTCGGTTTCGCCGCTTCATCTGGCGGTGGCGGCCTTGTTCGGCGCCTCCGTCATGGCTATCTCTGCGTTCTACATCCACAAGCGTAGCGTTGATCAAGTCCTCGATCGACTCATCAACCTCCGCCGCTGCCACCCCAACTCCCAACCCCTCTCTGATGAAGAAGAATTCGAATCTCCCGATTTCAATGACAATGTTAACAGCTTAAATGATTGTCAACACGATGAGAACGTGTCGAGTTCATTTCATCACGAGGAGGATAATCATAGTCGAGAGTGTAAAGTTTCATCTTCGGTGCCAAATGTGAGTGTTTCGAAGGACGAGTGGATTAATGAGGTATCTGGTGCGTATACGCGACCTGCGGTTTCAAAATCATTGGATAAGATTGGTTCGATTCTTTCCGATTTCCCGCCACCACGGACAGAGCAAAGAGATA GAGAGGAGCTATATGTCAGTCATTGTGGTCCAATTTTGCGGGTTGGATCGGTTGGTAGGCTGGTGACCCCAAGATCAACAGGTGGTTATGCATTTGAAAGTACTGGAGATTCTGATGATGAAAGAACCGAGCTTTCAGAAAGAGAGGATCCTGATCTATCTTATGAAAAT GATGTTAATGCAGTTGCTCAAGATCCATCCGTCGTTACAGCAGTAGCAGAAAATCTGAGTCACATTAATGTTCTAGAAACTGATTTATTAGTGACTGAAACAATGGCTGATATGGATCATGGTGCCATAAAGGCTGATACAGCTCCAGCAAATATTTTGGGGAATGATACTGTTTCAAGCAGCAACATTTTTCCTTTGCATG AATCAGTGAGCGTTGAAGAACTAGAAGTACTGAAGCTGATTTCTGAATGCTTAGAATTACGAAAGAAGTATGTATTTAGAGAAACACTTGCTCCATGGTCAAAAAATGTGGAGGAATCTGTTCCATTTAAAGTCCGAGGGAAACCTTTTCACTTCACCCCTGTTGAAGCAACTTCT CATCACTTCAAAATGGAAGATGGAGTAGTCCACATTTATGCAACCAGCAGGG ATACTGAAGAACTTTTTCCTGTTCCCAGTTCAACAACTTTCTTCACAGATATGCATTATCTCCTAAAAGTAATGTCCATTGGAAATGTTCGTTCTGCATGCCACCATCGCTTACGATTTCTTGAAGAA AAATTCCGCCTCCACTTGCTGGTGACTGCAGATAGGGAGTTTGTAGCTCAAAAGAGCGCACCTCATCGCGATTTCTACAATATCAGGAAAGTAGATACTCACGTGCACCACTCTGCTTGCATGAACCAGAAGCACCTTCTCCGGTTCATCAAATCAAAGTTAAGAAAAGAACCTGATGAG GTAGTTATCTATCGCGATGGACAGTATCTTACTCTGAAGGAAGTCTTTGACAGTTTGGACTTGACTGG GTATGATCTTAATGTCGATTTGTTAGATGTGCATGCTGATAAGAGTACCTTTCACCGATTTGATAAATTCAATCTCAAGTACAACCCTTGTGGACAGAGTCGGCTTAGGGAGATCTTTCTGAAGCAGGATAACCTCATCCAAG GACGCTTCCTGGCTGAAGTGACAAAACAGGTTCTGTCAGATCTGGAAGCAAGCAAGTACCAG TTGGCTGAGTATCGGATTTCAATTTATGGGAGGAAGCAGAGTGAATGGGATCAGCTGGCGAGTTGGTTCGTGAACAATTGCATTTATAGTGAAAATGCAGTTTGGTTGATTCAG CTACCAAGGTTATACAATGTCTATCGGAGTATGGGAACAGTCACATCCTTTCAGAATATATTAGACAATATCTTTGTTCCTCTTTTTGAGGTCACAGTGGATCCAAATTCACACCCTCACCTGCATCTTTTCTTATTGCAG GTTGTAGGATTCGACATTGTAGATGATGAAAGTAAACCGGAAAGACGTCCTACGAAACACATGCCACATCCTTCAGAGTGGACGAATGATTTCAATCCTGCCTTTTCTTATTATGCTTACTACTGCTATGCAAACTTGTATACACTTAATAAg CTCCGTGAAGTAAAAGGATTGCCAATAATAAGATTTAGGCCTCACTGCGGGGAG GCTGGTGACGTTGACCATTTAGCCGCTGGGTTTCTTCTGTGCCATAATATATCACATGGTATTAATTTGCGGAAGTCCCCAGTCTTGCAATATCTTTACTATCTTGCTCAG ATTGGTTTAGCTATGTCTCCGCTAAGCAACAACTCCCTCTTCTTGGATTACCATCGCAATCCATTTCCTATATTCTTCCAACGTGGCTTAAATGTCTCCCTCTCCACTGACGATCCTCTACAAATTCACTTGACAAAAGAGCCTCTTGTGGAAGAATATAGTGTAGCTGCAAAG GTGTGGAAGCTTAGTTCGTGCGATCTCTGTGAAATAGCTCGGAATTCTGTCTACCAGTCTGGTTTTACTCATGCAGCCAAG TTACACTGGCTTGGAGATGAATATTTCAAAAGAGGCCTTTTAGGAAATGAAATACACAAGACTAATGTACCCAACATACGCATTTCCTTCAGACACGAG ACATGGGTGGCGGagatgcagtatgtttatggaGGAAAAGCCAGGCTTCCTTTGGAAGTTGAACACTAA